Proteins encoded together in one Fibrobacter sp. UWH4 window:
- a CDS encoding metallophosphoesterase produces the protein MAKIGFLHISDLHIKEDSVLKPAEKIVLAIKSDWIDVSHIYVLFSGDIAFSGKKEEYAKAEDWIQSVLLLIQEEIKKPTGVYLVPGNHDCDFNKNSGIRNITLQHIQNNGYNNLDNSIIETCASVQSDYWDFYRKINQSSHEFEKFVFYETEETADCHLGFYEINTALTSSLNESRLFIPVKKFPRFDSNGTIRIAIFHHPLSWLTSQNQENNRNEFRTYLQNNFDFAFCGHEHNLTVREENNDLTANGFIDICGAAFNFQKDGKDCSEFQTIVFDSNTKDIRLKTYFYADDLFCEKNKASFIAEKTESGLLSKSHSKDFINSIEKINFTLPNKNGKQAVINDIFVYPDLEKTTSNEVKNHISSEKVLDDDSEIIVIEGDAQSGKTSLALKLFFDTEKTSNLSLYVKNKDLLVRKKREIDDFEKIIKKTYGLQYVSACSSFDEFRQDENKIIFIDDFSLDPLGKENFQIFFDYLKSVFKKIIIFTNSSLNWQIKLKSIFGDKISLFRILPFNNNRRSELCEKYYAFYEDKDFDKDQNDDLDFLKNNCLLLRRVVQNKIVPSYPLYMLIILQAQKNFPARNFEKTSYSECYRTLIYLSLMKNGCVKDDEFNMHIKFLEEFSFFLYKKKDTRFTKEDFDAFSREYANKYILGSPDALLSTCLKANLLKKDDEIYSFSYKYIYYYLVAGKIAKTIDRDEGKKIVEDLCSNLNSLENANILIFISSYTESENLLDEVSFATMLPFEHYKPATLDAKSEYFNFINEVVEKISSSVIQGDVDPYETHKVIQDNIDKVDEEISLEKEENVDSSDVLAPILQSFRSIEIVGQIIKNRYASIAKEKIQEMMQNVFECGFRTLDFFCQDLIRAKDDLTLAVTKELEKKNHKKNDPQKIKLAANNFVRMLSYFICHMMIYKIANAVAQKNISLIADEVAFKINSENNSPIAKLTAFSVALSSGRFNMKKLEELHKEFYKKNMLVHNLLCDIVRNYVYTNNIDISKKQKIASALNLKVQFKPTLPAKGV, from the coding sequence ATGGCAAAAATCGGATTTCTTCATATTTCAGATTTACACATAAAAGAAGATTCTGTGCTTAAACCAGCAGAAAAGATCGTTTTAGCCATTAAAAGTGACTGGATTGATGTTAGCCATATATATGTACTTTTTTCCGGGGATATCGCTTTCTCAGGGAAAAAGGAAGAGTACGCAAAAGCTGAAGATTGGATTCAATCTGTTTTGCTACTAATACAAGAAGAAATAAAGAAACCGACAGGTGTTTATTTAGTTCCAGGAAATCATGATTGCGATTTCAATAAAAATTCAGGAATTCGTAATATCACCTTACAACATATTCAAAATAACGGATACAATAATCTTGACAATAGTATAATTGAAACTTGTGCAAGCGTTCAATCTGATTATTGGGATTTTTATAGAAAAATAAATCAGTCATCTCATGAATTTGAGAAGTTTGTTTTTTATGAAACTGAAGAAACAGCGGATTGTCATTTAGGTTTTTATGAAATAAACACAGCGTTAACATCATCACTAAATGAATCCCGTCTTTTTATTCCTGTAAAAAAATTTCCTCGTTTTGATTCTAACGGGACAATTCGAATAGCAATTTTTCACCATCCTTTATCTTGGTTAACTTCGCAAAATCAAGAAAATAATAGAAATGAGTTTAGGACATATTTGCAAAATAATTTTGATTTTGCCTTTTGCGGTCATGAACATAATCTTACTGTTAGAGAAGAAAATAATGATTTGACAGCAAATGGATTTATTGATATTTGCGGAGCGGCGTTCAATTTTCAAAAAGATGGCAAAGACTGCTCAGAATTTCAAACGATTGTATTTGATTCAAATACGAAAGATATAAGGCTGAAAACATATTTTTATGCGGATGATTTATTTTGTGAAAAAAATAAAGCTTCTTTTATTGCTGAAAAAACGGAATCAGGGCTTTTAAGCAAAAGCCACTCAAAAGATTTTATCAATAGTATTGAAAAAATCAATTTTACGTTACCAAATAAGAATGGAAAGCAAGCCGTAATAAATGACATATTTGTTTATCCAGATTTGGAAAAAACGACATCAAACGAAGTCAAAAATCATATTTCGTCAGAAAAAGTCTTAGATGATGATTCGGAAATAATTGTTATAGAGGGGGACGCTCAAAGCGGGAAAACATCTCTTGCGTTAAAATTATTTTTTGACACAGAAAAAACTTCAAATCTATCTCTTTACGTAAAAAACAAGGACCTATTAGTCCGAAAAAAAAGAGAAATAGACGATTTTGAAAAAATTATAAAAAAAACATATGGATTACAGTACGTTTCTGCTTGTTCTTCTTTTGATGAATTTAGACAGGATGAAAATAAAATTATATTTATAGATGATTTCTCTCTAGACCCTTTGGGAAAAGAAAACTTCCAAATATTTTTTGATTACTTGAAAAGCGTATTCAAAAAAATAATTATTTTTACTAATTCAAGTTTGAATTGGCAAATTAAGTTAAAGAGCATATTTGGTGATAAAATTTCTCTTTTTAGAATTCTTCCGTTCAATAATAACCGAAGAAGCGAATTATGTGAAAAATATTACGCATTTTACGAAGACAAAGATTTTGACAAAGATCAAAATGATGATTTGGACTTCCTAAAAAATAATTGTCTTTTGCTAAGGCGAGTTGTACAAAACAAAATCGTTCCATCGTATCCTTTATATATGCTGATAATATTGCAGGCTCAAAAGAATTTCCCTGCAAGAAATTTCGAAAAAACATCATATTCAGAATGTTACAGGACGCTAATTTATTTGTCTTTGATGAAAAATGGATGCGTCAAAGACGATGAGTTTAATATGCATATTAAATTTTTAGAAGAATTTTCTTTTTTTCTTTATAAAAAGAAGGATACTCGATTTACAAAAGAAGATTTCGACGCTTTTTCTCGAGAATACGCTAATAAATACATCCTTGGTTCTCCAGATGCCTTATTATCTACTTGTCTAAAAGCAAATCTTTTGAAAAAAGATGACGAAATTTACTCATTTTCTTATAAATACATTTATTATTATCTAGTTGCAGGAAAAATAGCAAAGACCATAGATAGGGATGAGGGGAAGAAAATTGTTGAAGATCTGTGTTCTAATTTAAATTCACTAGAAAATGCAAATATATTAATTTTTATTTCTAGTTATACTGAAAGTGAAAACCTGCTGGATGAGGTTTCTTTTGCAACAATGTTGCCTTTTGAGCATTATAAACCAGCAACTCTTGATGCTAAAAGCGAGTACTTTAATTTCATAAATGAAGTTGTTGAAAAAATATCATCCTCTGTTATTCAAGGCGACGTAGATCCTTATGAAACCCATAAAGTTATTCAAGACAATATAGATAAAGTTGACGAGGAAATCAGCCTTGAAAAAGAGGAAAATGTTGACTCATCGGATGTCCTCGCTCCAATCTTACAGTCTTTTAGATCAATTGAAATTGTTGGTCAAATAATAAAGAACCGATATGCATCGATTGCAAAAGAAAAAATTCAGGAAATGATGCAAAATGTTTTTGAATGCGGCTTCAGAACATTAGACTTTTTTTGTCAAGATCTAATTCGGGCAAAAGATGATTTGACATTAGCAGTAACAAAAGAACTAGAAAAAAAGAATCATAAAAAGAATGACCCTCAAAAAATAAAACTAGCGGCAAATAATTTTGTGAGAATGTTGTCGTATTTTATTTGCCATATGATGATATACAAGATCGCGAATGCTGTTGCTCAAAAAAACATATCCTTGATTGCAGATGAAGTCGCTTTTAAAATCAATTCAGAAAACAATTCTCCTATCGCTAAATTAACAGCTTTTTCTGTAGCGTTATCATCAGGAAGATTTAATATGAAAAAACTTGAAGAACTTCACAAAGAGTTTTATAAGAAAAATATGCTTGTTCATAATTTACTTTGCGACATAGTACGAAATTATGTTTATACAAACAATATTGATATTTCAAAAAAACAAAAAATTGCTAGTGCATTAAATTTAAAAGTCCAATTTAAACCGACTTTACCAGCGAAAGGCGTTTAA
- a CDS encoding DUF2971 domain-containing protein, with translation MSASKLYKYLDIYGGLKMMKCHNLRFVNATRLNDPFDCHPSLIDFSKVPAEKCKIWSAHLIEELESCQYKNLRKRTWICSLSKVYDSLLMWCFYSSYSGVCIGIDMEKAEKYLSRVMNGVYLGVQQLEVQYKDIVNKPDFFHKIDMINYTRYQLSTKAKEWEHEKEVRLLLTDPLVGTIPSEYSESAKKEDGSVDYEDVRFYPVIGRECFCELYLGVNVEKDKQDEILKVARWLNPEMKIYKMTIDPNQFRLNAGFIEN, from the coding sequence ATGAGCGCTTCTAAATTATACAAATATCTTGATATCTATGGCGGATTGAAGATGATGAAATGCCACAATCTTCGATTCGTTAACGCCACAAGATTAAACGACCCTTTTGATTGTCATCCCAGTTTGATAGACTTTTCAAAAGTTCCTGCAGAAAAATGCAAGATATGGTCGGCACATTTAATTGAGGAATTGGAGTCTTGCCAATATAAGAACTTGCGAAAACGTACTTGGATTTGTAGTCTTTCAAAGGTCTATGATTCCTTGCTTATGTGGTGCTTTTACAGCAGTTACAGCGGTGTCTGTATCGGTATCGACATGGAAAAAGCAGAGAAGTATCTTTCTCGAGTAATGAACGGAGTCTATTTGGGCGTACAACAATTAGAAGTGCAGTACAAGGACATTGTCAATAAACCGGATTTCTTTCACAAAATCGACATGATTAATTACACCCGTTACCAGCTGTCAACAAAAGCTAAGGAATGGGAGCATGAAAAAGAAGTTCGCTTGTTGCTGACAGATCCATTAGTTGGAACAATTCCTTCAGAATATTCAGAAAGTGCTAAAAAGGAAGACGGTTCGGTTGATTACGAAGATGTTCGCTTTTATCCGGTTATAGGTCGAGAATGTTTTTGCGAACTCTATCTCGGCGTCAATGTGGAAAAAGACAAGCAGGATGAAATTTTGAAAGTGGCGCGATGGCTTAATCCTGAAATGAAAATTTATAAGATGACAATAGATCCTAATCAGTTTAGATTGAATGCAGGATTTATTGAAAATTGA
- a CDS encoding toll/interleukin-1 receptor domain-containing protein, whose protein sequence is MHRHIRANFAPLVARLSRHPRQRAENLPKIALPKFFLKFYDIPMIYIYTEKKSKMEVCKMNEVGQPKVFISYSWAVKDWTVNLATRLMNDGVETKVDFWDLKEGQDKYKFMESMVADQSIDYVLILCDETYTKKANDRTGGVGDETVIITSELYGKSSQTKFLPLVLETDEKDEATRPVYIKSRIYFDFTDENNYENEYERLLRHIYNKPLIPKPKLGSMPEWLNENKVSLSSLSKSISILKSSANETRKNAAVADFYQEFSSKAKEFIIKDSNNIGQEILSKKGAMKPLRDSYLDFLKEIIFSERDLAEFVCRFFENVYNELMLLPPHTNSWSNSHYEHYHFFIWETFVCTVTYLLHYEKYKELYLVLTHTYFLQKEISPLRSISPASIMNFGCYCENLEYSKENSRMYSFTADVAVKRIKEPLITQESFAETDIFICQMSAVLNIKDGAWFPTSYVYANINPFGESSINVWKKLPSKQYCLKILPLFNAKTIEELKCKIQNNPIEAGYGYPGSLSKVPKIPLTIGNYDIASLP, encoded by the coding sequence ATGCACCGTCACATAAGAGCAAATTTTGCACCCTTGGTGGCAAGGCTCTCCAGACATCCTAGACAAAGAGCCGAAAATTTGCCCAAAATAGCGCTTCCGAAATTTTTTCTGAAATTTTATGACATTCCCATGATATATATTTATACTGAAAAGAAATCCAAAATGGAAGTGTGTAAAATGAATGAAGTAGGACAACCGAAAGTTTTTATATCGTACTCTTGGGCTGTAAAAGACTGGACTGTTAATCTTGCTACTCGTTTAATGAATGACGGTGTAGAGACCAAAGTCGATTTTTGGGATTTAAAAGAGGGGCAAGATAAATACAAATTTATGGAATCGATGGTGGCAGACCAATCCATTGATTATGTATTGATTCTTTGCGATGAAACTTATACCAAAAAGGCTAATGATAGAACTGGAGGTGTTGGTGACGAAACCGTCATTATCACATCAGAACTTTATGGGAAATCGTCTCAAACAAAATTTTTGCCTTTAGTTTTAGAAACAGATGAAAAAGACGAAGCTACCCGACCTGTATATATAAAATCTCGAATATATTTTGATTTTACCGATGAAAATAATTACGAAAATGAATATGAAAGACTATTAAGACACATTTATAATAAGCCGTTAATTCCTAAACCAAAATTAGGAAGTATGCCAGAATGGTTGAACGAAAATAAAGTAAGCTTGTCCTCCTTGTCAAAGTCGATATCAATTTTAAAATCTTCCGCCAATGAAACTCGAAAGAATGCTGCTGTTGCGGATTTTTACCAAGAATTTTCAAGCAAAGCGAAAGAATTTATTATTAAGGACTCAAATAATATCGGACAAGAAATCTTGTCGAAAAAAGGAGCTATGAAACCATTAAGAGATTCATATTTAGATTTTTTAAAAGAAATTATATTCTCTGAACGGGATTTAGCTGAGTTCGTGTGTCGTTTCTTTGAAAATGTATATAATGAACTAATGCTTTTGCCCCCTCACACGAATTCCTGGAGTAATTCTCATTATGAGCACTATCATTTTTTTATATGGGAAACATTTGTTTGTACTGTCACTTATTTACTTCATTATGAAAAATATAAAGAACTGTATTTGGTTTTGACTCATACTTATTTTTTGCAAAAAGAAATATCTCCTCTAAGAAGCATTTCTCCCGCTTCTATTATGAATTTTGGGTGTTATTGTGAAAATCTTGAATATTCTAAAGAAAATTCGCGAATGTATTCATTTACAGCAGATGTTGCTGTTAAAAGAATCAAGGAGCCTTTAATAACTCAAGAATCTTTTGCAGAAACAGATATTTTTATTTGTCAAATGTCGGCTGTCTTGAATATAAAAGATGGTGCTTGGTTTCCTACTTCATATGTTTATGCAAACATAAATCCTTTTGGCGAAAGTTCAATAAATGTGTGGAAAAAATTGCCTTCGAAACAGTATTGTTTGAAGATTCTACCTTTATTTAACGCAAAAACCATTGAAGAACTAAAGTGCAAGATACAAAATAATCCGATTGAAGCTGGCTATGGATATCCCGGTTCTTTAAGTAAAGTTCCGAAAATTCCTTTAACAATTGGCAATTATGACATCGCTTCCTTGCCTTAG
- a CDS encoding class I SAM-dependent DNA methyltransferase, whose translation MAKEKKQVSLEAGLWAACNKLRGSVSATDYVNVVLGLLFLRFAYDKFEAQRQALLANEDTKDFVNNPRFYSKENVFYLEETDCWNYLLKNSKKNDIYKQIDDAFNNMEKNNPSLKGALPIGFYRDLHIEANKFSSLMDEINKMQYSTDETDDVIGRVYEYFLRKFCIAAKSEKGEFYTPGNIVELMTEIVQPYTGSVFDPACGSGGMFVQSAEFIKRHKGNKKNITIYGQESNDKTYKLARMNLAIRGLNCNLGDADASSFTNDKHKDLKADFILANPPFNLKNWRTEEELKNDARWKGYEVPPVSNANYAWILHMISHLSYNGTAAFLLANGALNADGDEYKIRKKLIEEHKVEAIIVLPRDMFYATDISVTLWIVGNHKKEKTVKRDGKNVKLRNRENEILFIDARQLGDGGANEDGFTLLTEESKQRIAQTLFNWQSPDWKNLYKDEAEYCYSAPMSEIVEKDYSLVPSKYIEFIDHDLDIDYKKEMKRIQKEMQEVIAEEVKSQEMLVNAFKGIGYGIK comes from the coding sequence ATGGCGAAGGAAAAGAAGCAGGTGTCGCTCGAAGCGGGTCTTTGGGCTGCGTGTAATAAGTTGCGCGGAAGCGTGAGTGCCACGGATTACGTGAACGTCGTGTTGGGGCTATTGTTCCTGCGGTTTGCCTATGACAAGTTTGAGGCACAACGTCAGGCTCTCCTTGCAAACGAAGACACGAAGGATTTCGTCAACAATCCGCGTTTTTACTCCAAGGAAAACGTGTTCTATCTCGAAGAGACGGACTGCTGGAACTACTTGCTCAAGAATTCCAAGAAGAACGACATCTACAAGCAGATTGACGATGCGTTCAACAATATGGAAAAGAACAATCCTTCGCTCAAGGGCGCTCTCCCGATAGGCTTCTATCGCGACCTGCATATCGAGGCGAACAAGTTCTCTTCGCTGATGGACGAAATCAACAAGATGCAATACAGCACCGATGAAACGGACGATGTGATCGGTCGAGTTTACGAATACTTCTTGCGTAAGTTCTGCATTGCAGCAAAGTCCGAAAAAGGCGAGTTCTACACGCCGGGGAATATTGTTGAACTGATGACTGAAATCGTGCAGCCCTATACGGGTTCCGTTTTTGACCCGGCCTGCGGTTCGGGTGGAATGTTCGTGCAGTCGGCCGAATTTATCAAGCGCCACAAAGGCAACAAGAAGAACATTACCATTTATGGTCAGGAGTCGAATGACAAAACTTATAAACTTGCCCGAATGAACCTGGCCATTCGCGGCTTGAATTGCAACTTGGGCGATGCCGACGCTTCGAGTTTTACGAACGATAAACATAAGGACTTGAAGGCGGACTTTATCCTGGCAAATCCGCCGTTCAATCTGAAGAACTGGCGAACGGAAGAAGAGTTGAAAAATGATGCCCGTTGGAAGGGCTACGAAGTTCCGCCGGTAAGCAATGCGAACTATGCGTGGATTTTGCACATGATTTCGCACTTGAGCTATAACGGGACGGCGGCGTTCCTTTTGGCAAATGGCGCTTTAAACGCCGATGGCGATGAATACAAAATCCGCAAGAAATTAATCGAAGAACACAAGGTAGAGGCAATTATCGTACTGCCGCGAGATATGTTCTATGCGACGGATATTTCGGTGACGCTTTGGATTGTGGGCAATCACAAGAAAGAAAAGACCGTAAAACGCGACGGCAAGAATGTCAAGCTTCGCAACCGCGAAAACGAGATTTTGTTCATTGACGCTCGCCAGCTTGGTGATGGTGGCGCAAACGAAGACGGCTTTACCCTTTTGACGGAAGAAAGCAAGCAACGCATTGCGCAAACGCTTTTCAACTGGCAATCCCCTGATTGGAAAAATTTGTATAAGGACGAAGCGGAATATTGTTACTCAGCCCCGATGAGTGAAATCGTTGAAAAGGATTATTCACTTGTTCCGAGTAAGTATATCGAGTTCATTGACCACGATTTGGATATCGATTACAAGAAAGAGATGAAGCGAATCCAAAAGGAAATGCAAGAAGTCATTGCCGAAGAAGTCAAGTCTCAAGAAATGCTCGTAAATGCATTTAAAGGGATTGGGTATGGGATTAAGTAA
- a CDS encoding restriction endonuclease subunit S, which produces MGLSKIRIGDVISLVDERNSFGITDFYGINIFKEFMPTVANTENLDNAKYKIVRKNRFVYSGMQTGRDKCIRISMFMKDSPVIVSPAYTTFDVDQEKILPEYFFMLFLSREKDRLGWFHSDGSVRANLDWDVFCDLEFEIPDVPTQQKYVDIYDAMCANQKAYEKGLDDLKLTCDAYIEELRRKMPCEKIGPYIKECNEKNDDNSISLFQGVNVDHVFTAPKRIADDKKNGNIVRTGQIAFNKVMKANGTKLPIALREGPDCVVSSSYQVFEINDKRNLSPEYFMLWMNRVETQRYAGFISFGTTRDIFSLDDMAEISIPVPDIKIQESIADIYKVYIERKRINEKLKQQIKNICPILIKGAIEEGKSKRG; this is translated from the coding sequence ATGGGATTAAGTAAGATTCGAATTGGCGATGTTATTTCATTGGTTGATGAAAGAAATTCGTTTGGAATAACAGATTTTTACGGCATAAATATTTTTAAAGAATTTATGCCTACTGTGGCAAATACAGAAAATTTAGATAACGCGAAATATAAAATTGTTAGAAAGAATCGTTTTGTATATAGTGGCATGCAAACGGGACGAGATAAGTGTATTCGAATAAGCATGTTTATGAAAGATTCACCTGTTATCGTATCGCCGGCATATACGACATTTGATGTTGATCAAGAAAAGATTTTGCCGGAATACTTCTTTATGCTTTTTCTCTCAAGAGAAAAAGACCGATTAGGATGGTTTCATAGCGATGGTAGCGTAAGAGCAAATTTGGATTGGGATGTTTTTTGTGACTTGGAGTTTGAAATCCCCGATGTCCCGACACAGCAGAAGTATGTTGATATCTATGATGCAATGTGCGCAAACCAAAAGGCCTATGAAAAAGGCCTTGACGACTTGAAACTCACTTGTGATGCATACATTGAAGAACTGCGCCGCAAGATGCCCTGCGAAAAAATTGGTCCGTATATCAAAGAGTGTAACGAAAAGAATGATGATAATTCTATTTCCTTATTTCAGGGTGTGAATGTGGATCATGTATTTACTGCTCCAAAACGCATAGCGGATGATAAAAAGAACGGAAACATTGTAAGAACAGGTCAAATAGCTTTTAATAAGGTGATGAAGGCTAATGGCACAAAGTTGCCGATTGCTCTTCGTGAAGGCCCAGATTGCGTTGTTTCTAGCTCGTATCAAGTTTTTGAAATAAATGATAAGAGAAACTTGTCTCCCGAATATTTTATGTTGTGGATGAATCGAGTGGAAACGCAGCGATATGCCGGTTTTATTTCTTTTGGAACAACAAGAGATATTTTTTCACTTGATGATATGGCAGAAATATCAATTCCCGTTCCTGATATCAAAATTCAAGAATCTATTGCTGATATTTATAAGGTTTATATAGAACGCAAGCGAATAAACGAAAAACTTAAGCAGCAAATCAAGAACATCTGTCCCATCCTAATCAAAGGGGCAATCGAAGAAGGTAAATCCAAAAGAGGTTAA